The window TGTAACGATTGACAAACTCTTGGTTCACAGCTTTAACAAATTGACTGACGAGAAGAACAAAAAAGAAAACCACTAGCACAAGTGGTGGCATCAAATCATCAGCGGGAACCACCCATTTTGGTGGACCATATAGCCATTCGGTTCCCAGCACACGGTAATAAAAATTCGATCCCAAAAATAAGAAAGTAGCCAATCCAATAAAAAACCAACGAATCATCATGTTTTTTCTAGGAAACATGATAAAAGGGACAATGGAAAAGAGTAAAAACCCAAGAGGAGCTGGGTCATCTGCTTGGAAATAAGTTAGAGAAAGGATATGAAAATTACTCGCAAAGCACGAGCTTCTTCGTCACTCAAACCTTTGGTAAGTTTTGCCAGTTGTATCCGATAGGATATTTTTTGAAGGCGTTTGAACATAGGGGAGAATCAAAACGCAAAGGGTGGAAAAATCAAATCAAATTGGGAATAGAAACATTCGAAGAAATGGAGTAGGAGATGCCCCCAAAGGAATCTCAAATCATAATGTTAAGATCGGAAAACCAAATGGGGTAGAAAGTGAAGCGCGTATTACGATATTGTAATGGAATTAGATTCCAAAAAATTGATCTAACATCAATTTCTTTAGAGTTTCTTTCAATTTATCTTGGATGTTTACAATTTTGACTGTCATTTTCTTTTCATCTGCTTTGTTTTTGAAGGAAAGCAATCGAGAGATCCCAAGGGAACTCACAATCACTACTTTTTCCAAATCCAAATAGATCTCTTGGACATTCTTTTCTAAAATATCCGCGAGAATTTCACGCAATTCAGGTGCATTTCCATCCAAAATCTGGTCCATAAAACGAACGCGGATCGTGTTTCCTTTTTCTTCGACTAGTATCTTATCACTCATATTTCTTTGGCCTCTAACATTAGTCAGGAGAATTCAGATGGCAAGAAGTTATTTCAACTTCTTCAGCTTATTCTCCATGTTAGCCTTCTTATGATAGAATTGGACGAGTTTTTCTAGCTCTGCCATATCAGAACAAACAATTTTTCCCATATCCATTCGAATAAATTTATTATTTTTCATGATATCGGAAATGATGAGTTCGTCTTTCGGATCCGTGAGACCGACCATTTTGAGTAAGTCCTTGGTACCAATTTCAAAATTATAAGCTTGTTTGGGTGCCACTTTGATTCGGTTTTTTTCTGCCAACGTCATCAGTGTATCGACAATGCGACCTTGAGGGTCTTTCAAAAGTAAATTTGCTAATTGTTTGTAATCAATCCAAATCCGTTCTGATAAAAGGGTAATGAGGCGAGTGGCCAGTTGCGGTTGTGCTTTTACCATTCCCTCGAAGTTTGCTTTGTTGATGGCAAGTAGTTCTACATCACCCGCTGCCACTGCCGAAGCAGAGCGAGGTTTGTTATCAAGGATTGCCATCTCACCAAAAATGTCTCCCGCTTGGAGGACAGCGAGCATCACTTCATTTTGGTTTACGATTTTGGAAATTTTTACCTTCCCACTTTGTAAAATGAATAATTCCTTACCAGGTTCATGCTCACAAAAGATCATCTCGCTGTCTTTGTAGTTCCGATTGAATTTTGTATAATCAATGGGAGCGGACTGGAATGCTTGGTTCATGGTTTGTAATCGCAGTTTTGCCTGCGGTACAAATTGACCATTGGGAAGGTGTTTTAAATAACTTTGGTATGCAAAGGTGGCATGAGACGTGTTTTGCTGTTGGAAGTAGTATTCCCCAATCTTAAACAGTTCGTTTGGATCTTCTTCTACTGCGTTTCGAAAGGATAACCGAGTGATGGTGGTATCAAATTGTCGTAACTTCATGGAGAAGAAACGTATGATATTCATTGCCACAGCTGTGGATTTTTGGATGAGAGTCCCGAATTGGTCGTAACTCACAGAGATTAACGATACATTCGTAAGGGAAGTTGCTGATTCAATTTGAGGGTGTTGGCTCATCGCCGCCACTACACCGAAAAAGTCACCAGGTCCTAAAACCTGATTGGGGTCTTCTCCGACAACAGCCGTCTCACGCGTGACACGTACTTTTCCCTCGCGGATGATATAGAAATTGTTCGCATCCTTTTTCCCCTCTACAATGATGTAGGAGTTCGCCGGGAAAGTAACCATTTGAAAAAACGACATTCTTAAATCTCTGGACCCTTTTTGCTCAACGTGCCTAGTTTATTATCGGAGATCCCTAGGGCAATATTTTCGTAAAAATTACTTATTTTTACTCTCTCCTAAAATTTCCATCTGAGTCAGTTCTAATTCTGCTTCTTGAGCAATTTTACTGGAATACGTATTTTTGATAATGTCCTGAAAAATCTGATATGCCTTATCTTCTCGGCCCATACGCACATAGGCTTTACCAGAGATTAAATAAGATTCGAGACCTTCTTCTGTATTCGGATATTCTTTATAAATTTTCAGTTCATTTTCGGCAAGGGCTAAAATGTCGCCAGTCATTCGGTAATTGGCGCTCAATGTTTTCCGGACTTCTCGCGTTTTGGGATGTCCTGGGTATAGGATCAAAAAACTTTTGCAAGTTTCCACTGATTGGTAATGGTTCCTATCTTCTAAAAATTCCTTGGCCTTTTGGAAAAGTAAGTCACCTTGTTTGTCCCTCTCTTTGGCAAAAACAGTTTGTGTGGAACGTTCTGCTTGGAGGGAAAGAAAAGATCCCGTTCCAAAGAAAATAAGGAACAAAAGTCCAAACGAAAAACCCAGCCATTGTTTAGAATTCTGTCTCATTACCTATCATTTCGGTCAAAACCCGGTTTCTCGTGAATGGGTTTTTCCACAGATAAGGCAATAATTTTGGGAACTCCCGACATATCCCAAAGTTCTAGGGATGATTTCAGCCGTTTTCCAGTGGGAAGCGACAAAACGAATCGACCCTTTCCCTCTTTCCCTTCCTTTAATTCCACCAATTGTTTGACTGTGTCTCCCATCCTTCGTTCTCTCAGCGGTGGAATGGGAAAACTCCTTCGTTTTTCTTCCTCAGGGTAGAGGTACAGTTGGATCATGTATTGGGTGGGATGTGTTGCCGAATATTCATAATTGACAATGTATCCATTTTCAGATCCTTCCTCATACGGAAGGATGCTCACAATTTGGATCATCCCTTGGTTTGGGAGAGTCGGAATCGGAGCCACTGGAGAAACCTTCACTGGAGGAGAGAGTGATGGAATTGTCGATTCTTTGGTTTCCAGATGGGCAAAAATCCTTTGGAAGGAACGGTCGTAGTCTTCTGGCGTTTTGAGCGGAAAATAATTTCCATCCCCAAGGATCGAGAGTCGTTTTAAGTCTTCTTCCCCTTTGGGATCAATGTCTATGCCTAGGATCTGCAATCGAAATTTTTTTCCTGATTGTCGTAAGTTGTACAAAACTGATTTTGGGTCCCCTTCACAACTTTCCACACCATCGGATATGAATATAATTTCAGTTTCCAATTGATCACTCAAAAGGTATTCACCTACGACTTGTAAGGTTTGGGCAATAGGAGTGGAACCGGCTGGCACAATAGTCGTCAGTTTTTGACTCACAATGGAGGCTCCCCCCTTTTGGATGGGGTGGTAGAGTCTTGCTGATTGACATCCTGCAATCCGATTTCCATAGGCGACAAGTCCCACACTGGCATCTTTCGGAAGACCACCTAACACCTGTATGAGTTTTTCTTTGGCAACCGCCATCCGAGTTTTTCCATCCCATTTTTCGGACATGGAACCACTGGCATCTAAGATGAAAACATAACGTTTGTTATGATTTGATTGGGGTAAAAGTGAAAGGTGTAAAAAGAATAGGACAACAGGAATCAGAAGAAAAATAATTTTGAGTGGGAATTTCCCACACCCCACCATCTGAGATTCCATTTGTTTTCGCACTTGTACAAGATCGGCGAAAAATCCATTTCCCCTTAGAGGGATTTGGGGTCCAAATATGGCGGTTTTGTGAGGTTTGGTTGCACAATTTGGGGAGATCGATCAAATGGAGAGTGTTCTTTTAAGAATCGTAAGATCATCTCACACGTGGCACCCCATAAAAGACCATCTGGTAAATCAAAATAATAGGCAAAATGGTTTGGTTCTCGACCTGGGATTTGGATCGCATAAAAGGGTCTCGTCCAAAGATCAGAAAATGGTAAGAGGATGATCCTTTCCACTTCGTCTTTGTTTTGGGAAAAAGTAAAATCACCATCATACTTTGCCAAAAAAGGGGTGATGTGAAACCCAGTGCGAGTGTGTAATCCTTGTAATTTGCCTAAAATATCGAGCGCAGTTCGTTCCACGCCCATTTCTTCTTCCCATTCCCGAAGGGCAGTGACAAGCAAATTGGGATCAGATGTTTCCATCACTCCCCCAGGAAAGGAGATTTGTCCTGGGTGACTTTTTAAGTGTTTGGCACGTTCTGTGAGAATGATCCCCTCTGCAGTTTCTTTGGAACCAAACAGAGGAAAGATGACACCGGATTTTGTTTCCGATGTATCAGGGATTGCATCGAAGTCCCTTGAAAGTTGATTTACAAAGGACTGGTAGGGTAACATCAACCCTCGTCTTTCGAGTTTTGGTTTTGTTTTTTCCTACGTTTGGCTACAAATGCTTCTTTGGAACGGATGGCAACCAATCGGTTGATCATCGAATCAAAAGGGAGTCCTTGGATGGCAGCAAGTAAACTTGGACCATAGTTTTGTACTTTCCAATCAGAGAATACATTCAGGGCTTTTAATTCTTCTAAGTTTTTAGGAGCTGCTCTTAAAACAGTGATGAGTTGTTTATTGGATGGTAAAAGAGAATGTTCCATTCGTCTAGCACGCATAATGCGAAGACGCCATTTTTTAGCGTTTTGGAATTTATGATTTTCATCTTCGTTTAAATCTTCCCCATGTCGTTTGGAGAGTTCCGAAGTATCAATAGGATCATTGTATTCCGCAATGAGTAATTTATAAATCTCAGTACCATCTTTTTTTCCAAACCATTCAATACATTTTTCTTCGTTTGGTTGTTCTTTGACTGATTGAGATAATCTGTCATTATTAAAGACGCGAAAACTTGCTTTGTTGATTCGTTTTGCTTTTTCATCTCGGTAACGAAGTAGTTCTAAAATTTTTCGACGTTCGAGAGGGGTGAAATTGAGAATGTCAGGAAATTTTCCAAGGGAAAATCCTTCCCCTTCCTTGGCTACGTAATCTTCCGAAGCAATGAAATCAAATTCAGACTTGGCTTCATCATACAAAGACCTGCGTTTGAGATCTTCTTCCATTTTTAACCAAATGGATTCTAAATAGGCTGTGTCGAGGGCGGCATACTTGAGTTGTTGTTTTTGCAGAGGGCGAATTTCCCAATTGGACTTTTGTTCCACTTTGGAAAGGGTTACCTTGTGGTAGTGTTCCACAACAAATGACAACGAACTTTGTTCCAAAGACAATAATCGAGAGCTGATCATCGTATCCGCCGTGTTCACAAATTTGAACCCAAAGTCACGTTTGAGGGCTTTGATGTCATCTTGTGCGGAATGGAAGATTTTCAGAATATTGGGATCTTCAAACAAAGGACCCAAAGCTGACAAATTTGTGATTTTTAGCGGGTCTATGAGGTAGTTTTTGCCATTGGAATTGATCTGAATGAGACAAACTTTGGGATAATATGTGTAATAACCCGAAGACTCTGTGTCAATCGACATGATTTTGGACTGCCTTAGATTGATCAGGGCCAAATCCAAAGCTTTTGCTGTATCGACGAGAATATAGTTGGAATTGATTTGCATCTAATTGGGATTATGGAAATACTGCAATTGTCATTCTAACAATGATTCTCCAATCTGACAAACCAAAAGAAGAATGTGCCATATACGGCATCTACAATAGCAAGGAAGCTGCTAATTTTACCTACCTAGGTTTGTACTCAATGCAACACCGAGGCCAGGAGTCCAGTGGGATCGTATCCACCGATGGTTCCCACTTATACCGGTATGCCAATATGGGCCTTGTGGCAAATATCTTCACCCAACCGAAGATCAAAGAGCTCATAGGGGATGCGGCCATTGGCCACAACCGGTATTCCACAACGGGGGCGAGTTTTTTACGAAATGCGCAGCCCGTCCGAGTGGAATCTCACTTGGGACCTGTGGCACTTGCCCATAATGGAAACCTTGTCAACTCTTGGGACATCCGAAACCGGCTGGAAAGGGATGGATCCATCTTCCAAACCACCATTGATTCGGAAGTGATTGTCCACCTGATGGCGAAAAGCCATAAAACAGACCTACTCGAAGCTCTCTGTGAATCTCTTGCCCAGGTGCGAGGGGCCTATTCGTTGTTAGTATTAACTCCTAGATATCTAATCGCGGTCAGGGATCCGAATGGGTTCCGACCACTTGTCATGGGGAAACGATCTGACGGAGCCATTGTCTTTGCATCTGAAACTTGTGCTTTTGACATTACGGATACAGAATATGTGAGAGATGTGGAACCGGGGGAAATGGTTGTCATCGACCATACAGGCATGCGTTCCCTCTACCCATTCCCCAAGGCAAAACCAAGTCTTTGTATTTTTGAATATATCTATTTCGCAAGACCTGATTCCTATATTTTTGAAGAATCTGTCTACAAAGTGAGAAAGTCTCTCGGTCGCCAATTAGCGCGTGTTATGCCAGTTGAGGCCGATGTAGTCATACCAGTCCCAGATTCCGCAAACATTGCCGCCCTTGGTTACAGTGAAGAGTCCGGGATCCCTTACCAAAGTGGATTGGTTCGTTCTCATTACATAGGTCGAACCTTTATCGAACCGGACCAAAAAATCCGAGACTTTGGAGCCAAAATCAAATACAATGTGGTAAAGGAAGTTGTGAACGGAAAACGAGTGGTCATCATCGACGACTCGGTAATGCGTGGAACCACAAGCCGTAAAATCATCAAAATGATTCGAAA of the Leptospira biflexa serovar Patoc strain 'Patoc 1 (Paris)' genome contains:
- the purF gene encoding amidophosphoribosyltransferase; protein product: MILQSDKPKEECAIYGIYNSKEAANFTYLGLYSMQHRGQESSGIVSTDGSHLYRYANMGLVANIFTQPKIKELIGDAAIGHNRYSTTGASFLRNAQPVRVESHLGPVALAHNGNLVNSWDIRNRLERDGSIFQTTIDSEVIVHLMAKSHKTDLLEALCESLAQVRGAYSLLVLTPRYLIAVRDPNGFRPLVMGKRSDGAIVFASETCAFDITDTEYVRDVEPGEMVVIDHTGMRSLYPFPKAKPSLCIFEYIYFARPDSYIFEESVYKVRKSLGRQLARVMPVEADVVIPVPDSANIAALGYSEESGIPYQSGLVRSHYIGRTFIEPDQKIRDFGAKIKYNVVKEVVNGKRVVIIDDSVMRGTTSRKIIKMIRNAGAKEIHFRVSAPPTVAPCYYGIDIPTHKELIASTHSIEEIQKYLRVDSLAYLTLDRMHKAVEGHKGGGFCDACFTSNYPVEFQDHAGNQKSLFTEYATEE
- a CDS encoding vWA domain-containing protein, with the protein product MESQMVGCGKFPLKIIFLLIPVVLFFLHLSLLPQSNHNKRYVFILDASGSMSEKWDGKTRMAVAKEKLIQVLGGLPKDASVGLVAYGNRIAGCQSARLYHPIQKGGASIVSQKLTTIVPAGSTPIAQTLQVVGEYLLSDQLETEIIFISDGVESCEGDPKSVLYNLRQSGKKFRLQILGIDIDPKGEEDLKRLSILGDGNYFPLKTPEDYDRSFQRIFAHLETKESTIPSLSPPVKVSPVAPIPTLPNQGMIQIVSILPYEEGSENGYIVNYEYSATHPTQYMIQLYLYPEEEKRRSFPIPPLRERRMGDTVKQLVELKEGKEGKGRFVLSLPTGKRLKSSLELWDMSGVPKIIALSVEKPIHEKPGFDRNDR
- a CDS encoding NUDIX hydrolase, which codes for MLPYQSFVNQLSRDFDAIPDTSETKSGVIFPLFGSKETAEGIILTERAKHLKSHPGQISFPGGVMETSDPNLLVTALREWEEEMGVERTALDILGKLQGLHTRTGFHITPFLAKYDGDFTFSQNKDEVERIILLPFSDLWTRPFYAIQIPGREPNHFAYYFDLPDGLLWGATCEMILRFLKEHSPFDRSPQIVQPNLTKPPYLDPKSL
- a CDS encoding STAS domain-containing protein; protein product: MSDKILVEEKGNTIRVRFMDQILDGNAPELREILADILEKNVQEIYLDLEKVVIVSSLGISRLLSFKNKADEKKMTVKIVNIQDKLKETLKKLMLDQFFGI
- a CDS encoding ribonuclease D, encoding MQINSNYILVDTAKALDLALINLRQSKIMSIDTESSGYYTYYPKVCLIQINSNGKNYLIDPLKITNLSALGPLFEDPNILKIFHSAQDDIKALKRDFGFKFVNTADTMISSRLLSLEQSSLSFVVEHYHKVTLSKVEQKSNWEIRPLQKQQLKYAALDTAYLESIWLKMEEDLKRRSLYDEAKSEFDFIASEDYVAKEGEGFSLGKFPDILNFTPLERRKILELLRYRDEKAKRINKASFRVFNNDRLSQSVKEQPNEEKCIEWFGKKDGTEIYKLLIAEYNDPIDTSELSKRHGEDLNEDENHKFQNAKKWRLRIMRARRMEHSLLPSNKQLITVLRAAPKNLEELKALNVFSDWKVQNYGPSLLAAIQGLPFDSMINRLVAIRSKEAFVAKRRKKQNQNSKDEG
- a CDS encoding tetratricopeptide repeat protein; this encodes MRQNSKQWLGFSFGLLFLIFFGTGSFLSLQAERSTQTVFAKERDKQGDLLFQKAKEFLEDRNHYQSVETCKSFLILYPGHPKTREVRKTLSANYRMTGDILALAENELKIYKEYPNTEEGLESYLISGKAYVRMGREDKAYQIFQDIIKNTYSSKIAQEAELELTQMEILGESKNK
- a CDS encoding Crp/Fnr family transcriptional regulator; translation: MSFFQMVTFPANSYIIVEGKKDANNFYIIREGKVRVTRETAVVGEDPNQVLGPGDFFGVVAAMSQHPQIESATSLTNVSLISVSYDQFGTLIQKSTAVAMNIIRFFSMKLRQFDTTITRLSFRNAVEEDPNELFKIGEYYFQQQNTSHATFAYQSYLKHLPNGQFVPQAKLRLQTMNQAFQSAPIDYTKFNRNYKDSEMIFCEHEPGKELFILQSGKVKISKIVNQNEVMLAVLQAGDIFGEMAILDNKPRSASAVAAGDVELLAINKANFEGMVKAQPQLATRLITLLSERIWIDYKQLANLLLKDPQGRIVDTLMTLAEKNRIKVAPKQAYNFEIGTKDLLKMVGLTDPKDELIISDIMKNNKFIRMDMGKIVCSDMAELEKLVQFYHKKANMENKLKKLK